Part of the Suricata suricatta isolate VVHF042 chromosome 8, meerkat_22Aug2017_6uvM2_HiC, whole genome shotgun sequence genome, CATGTGGGTGAGAAGTAATAGGGAAATAGATCAAGGTCAAGGTGAACATGACATTGACCATGTGTTTTATGACTGTTGAGGCTTGGTGAGGGACACATGAAAGTCTAGGTGTAATATTCTTTCtagttttgaatgttttaaaattttgaaattttctgtaaCACCAAGTTAAAATTATAACCTATCCAAACTTTATTGTGCATAAGGACAATCTGGGaggcttgttaaaatgcagattcggGGACCATCACTAAGGAACCGCTGAGTTGCACTGAGCTCAGGCCCAGAAGTCTGCATTTGTGCCAGGTGCCCAGTGCCAGACACCATTGCTTCAGGGGTGGGAAGCTGCTGAACTGTGTGCGTGTGAGTGGCAGGAGCAAGTTCGAGTATTGGAACACACCCACACCAGGAGAGTGGGTGATGAggtggaggcagggggatggggtGCAGTTGTGGTGACCCAGGAGAGAGGGCCATGGGCGTGACTAGGAGCAGTGGGTCGCAGACAGGCCAGAGGACGTAGATACAAGAGACAGGGAAGTGATGAACTTGGTCAAGGCGGGTGGTTAATTGAAAATGTGAGATAAGAGTAAGTCACAGATTTCTGATTAGGGTATTTGGTAGGTGGTGAGGTTAGACGCTGTTCTTGAGTAAGGGACCATAGCAAGAGGAAGTTTTGTTTCTTggatttccccatctgtgaaatgggcatagaAGTAACCGTGGTAGCATAATATAACCAGGTATGTCCGTGACAGCCTTAAGATGAGAAAGCCAGGAaagatgtttctctttttctttttcctttttttttggatGTTCTTCTTTTTCGTCTTTGCAGAACTGGTCTTCAGGagtgtcttgttttgttttgttccctttcCCTTCCACAATCTCCTCTCCTGCGACTCTAGGGTGGAGAGTTCAGAGGAGCCTGTATATGAGAGCCTAGAAGAATTCCACGTCTTTGTCCTTGCCCACGTGCTTAGGAGGCCCATAGTTGTTGTGGCCGACACCATGCTGAGGGACTCTGGTGGGGAAGGTGAGTCAGTCCTGAGCTGCCCTGAGCCCCTTGTGTTTGCGAAGCCTTGGCTACGCATGGGAGACGGAGGGAAGGGGCGACGTAGACCCCTGTGGAGAAACAACATATACACTACAACACTGCCCGATTCTCAAGGGGTTGAGAGCTAAGCGGTTGGAATTAATTGATGAGGTTTCTTAGGAAAGAATGGTTAACCAGGGTTTAGAATTAATGAAAGGGGGGAACTGACTCAGTCAAGCAGGTGCGGGGTTCCTCTGTAGGTGGGAACCCCACCCCGGGTAACGCTCTTTGTGGTTTGCCGCAGCGTTCGCCCCTATTCCCTTTGGGGGAATCTATCTGCCTTTGGAGGTCCCAGCCAGCCAATGTCACCGCTCCCCTCTGGTGCTCGCCTATGATCAGGCCCACTTTTCTGCACTCGTGTCCATGGAGCAGAAGGAGAACGCCAAGGAGCAAGGTGCTGAGGGCAGTGTTGGTGTCTGTGGTGTCTTTTGGTCTGCTTTCCTTTCACTTGGAAAGACTGAAATTGGAGAGAATGTAGGAGGAAAGAATTAAGTGACATGCAAGCCCAGACAGTGCACACTGATAACTATTTTACTAAGCTAACCCTAAACcggggtttttattttatttattttattttttaattttttaaatgttttatttatttttgatacagagagagacagagcatgagagggggaggggcagagagagaaggagacgcagaaccggaagcaggctccaggctctgagctagctgtcagcacagagcctgacgcggggctcgaacccacgaatgtgagatcataagctgagccgaagttggaggcttaacccactgagccacccaggcgccccaaatcagggtttttaaattaaaaagaaatactatttttagaaGCAGCTTTAGGAAAAACACAGTCACCTGCCTGTACTTGCTGCTCCCTGTTCTGGAGTCAAGAGCATATGTATTAAGGTCACAGAACCTTCCAAGTGATACTTTGCTGTATTTGCCTTAATACTGACTTTGAATAGCTTGAATCCACATTGACTGGCAAGAACATCATGAGTGTTCGTTGACTGACTGTTGGGGCATCATGAAGATTAGTGGCTTAAATTGTGTGCTGGCTAGTAAGGGAAGACcagtctgtttgtttttaatgctaaGGTAATCCACTTGTGAAAATTGAGATGTGAGCTCAGTTAGAGACCTGTGATAGGATTctatacctattttttaatgaagtctgtTTGTGTTCATTTGCCTTTCTCTCCTCAAGAGACTCCTTGATGACATGTTTCTTCCTCCCCAGCTGTGATCCCACTTACGGACTCGGAGCATAAGCTGCTGCCCTTGCACTTTGCTGTAGACCCTGGAAAGGGCTGGGAGTGGGGCAAAGATGACAATGACAACGTCCGATTGGCCAGGTGAGGCAGGCCTCGCCTTCCTATCCGCCAGGTGCCTGCAGTATCTTCCACAAAAAGTGTCCATTTCCCTGGGGACTTTTCCTCAGTTTGGAGGCCAGACAGTTACCTCCTAACTCCAGTGTTTGGAGGAAGATGGAAACGGCAGGGGCAGATTGGGCACCATGATTCTTGCAACATGCAGCTGCTTTGTCTCCCCACGGAAGAGATGGGAATCAGGGCTCTCAACTGCTTCTTCCCTTATACTGTGAAGCATGTTCTTATATGGCTACCTCCCAGAATCTCCCACACAGCGGAAAATCAAGATTATCAaatcacggggcacctgggtggctcagttaaacatctgacttcagctcagatcatgatctcacggttcatgggttccagccccacatcgggctctgtgctgacagctcggagcctggagcctgtcttcggattctgtgtcttcctctctctgcccctcccctactcgcacatgtctctctctatctcaaaaataagcaaacattaaaaaaaaaaatcacagttttttCCCAGCCCAAGTGAgagggtatttatttatttgtttaaaagttttgggggcacctgcatggctcagttaagcatctgatcttggctcaggtcatgatctcacagttcgagccccatgttgggctctgtgctggcagagcctggagcctgcttcagattctgtgtcaccctttctctctgctcctcctctgctcatgctctgctcctcttctgctcatgctgaaaaataaataagcattagaaaaaatattaaaaataaataatttttttaggttatttgagagagagggagagagagcgaacCTAtacatgagtgtgggaggggcaagagacagcgggagagagagagaattccaagcaggccccatgttgtcagcaaagagcctgatgcggggcttaatctcacaaaccacaagatcatgactggagctaaaatcaagagttggatgcttaaccgacggagccacccagacatctatttaaaaaaaattttttttaaagattatttatttatttatgagagagagaaagagagcacatgctcatgaatgagtgggagaggggcagagagaggtagagagagtagcctcctcactgccagtgcagagcctgacttggggtccaagcccatgaaccgtgagatcataacctgagctgaaatcaagagttggacgctcaactgactctgccacccagttgcccctaaagATTTGAtcctttaagtaatctctacacctaacatagggctcagacttacaacccccagatcaaatgtaccgactgagccagccaggtgccccacaagggggtttttaaataattgacCGAAGTAGTTTGCTCTGGATTGTTGCCTTTCTGGAATTTAAATAGCAAGAAAAATGTGTCCTCCCTGCCCAttcccctccctgagcctcgTAGTGGGTATGTCTCCATCTGAGTCCCCCCAGCCTCCAGCAGAGAGAGCGTGTGGATATGAAAGCTCCTCCCTGCCATCTTTTGCAGTGGCTCCTCCTTTGGGTTCCCGGACACTGGGGATCCAATTGAGAGGGTCTGATCTAAGACTCAAGAGTTTGTGGCTTTTAAAGTTTGTTCTCACCTACATATCAAAAGCTCCCtcttaataatatttatactAGCAACAATAATAATGGCTACTGTGTAGTACCTGTTTCCTGTATTCTAGACTCCaaataccattttaatttttacaactaGCTATAGGGTAGATAATTATCTACACCATTATCAACCCGACTGAGCTGACGTTAGGGAGGGTGGAGTGACTTGCCTCCAGGTCATGAAAACACTAATTGGTGGAGCTGTAGTTCAAACCCAACCTCCTCTCCGGagcctgcctccctgcctgcctccccctgctttgctttctgaaggtgtatgtttttaattcttttaactcACTTTAATTCACagtatgtttttaattcttctcctCCCCACAGTGTAATCCTGTCCCTGGAGGTTAAGTTGCATCTGCTGCATGGCTACATGAATGTGAAGTGGATCCCAGTGTCACCTGATGCACAGGTGAGGATGAAGGGAGACCCAGCAGGTCTGGTGGGGGCCTCCCGAGTCGCTTCCACCTGTAGCTTGTAATTCAAGGTTAGGAATACTGGGGTAAGTTCCCAAAGacactttttcctgcttttctgttAGTGCCCTCCATTGTCCAcagcccctctctctccagccaagCTCTTGTTTGTGATACTAAAGTGCATTCCTCAAGAAAAGTCTTCTTGACTTTTTGGTGAATGGTTGTTACTTTGTCCCAAGCCTTTGTATAAATAGACCTCTGTGGTGGGTACCAGAGGAGACAGAATAGTGTGAAGAGACGCTGGTCCAGTAGGTTCGGAGGGTGTTCTCATTACTCCTAGAGCCCGGAGCACAGGGACAAGGGCAAACTGACAGACTCCAGTGCCGAACATCTAAATGCTGTGGGGAGCAGGACGGTCAGCCCTGGCTCTGGCTCAAGGACTTCCTTGAGCCTAACCTTGGGCACAGTTTGGTGGGAGAGATTTGTAATAATGGATGGTAGTGACGGCTGTTCTCCTTACCCAGAGGCCACGTGCTGGACCGTTGCTCACTGCTGCACAGAGCGTCAGGCTTCATTCTGATCTGTCCTTGTTACAGAGGGGGTCAGGTGGGGGGGCGGTGAGATGAGAGTTAGTCCCTCCTGAGGACCCCTTCCCCTCCCGGGACAGCAGCCCTTCTCTGGAATGAGGCAGGCACTGGAGGATGGAGTGGCTGGGGATCAGCAGCCCTTTGTTGCCTGGCTAATTGCTATGGCAAATGCTCAGCGAGCCCCGCGAGCCAGACGTGTGAGCTAGAGGTCCTTGGGGACTTCCCTCAACCCGACCAGCGGGACAACCCTCAGCACTGTTCTTCTTTCTGCCCAGGCCCCCCTGGCCCAGCCCGAGTCCCCCACAGCCTCAGCTGGGGACGAGCCCCGCTCCACTCCCGAGTCTGGGGAGTCAGACAAAGAGTCGGTTGGTAGCAGTTCTACGAGCAACGAGGGCAGCAAGCGGAAAGAGAAGTCCAAGCGCGGCCGGGAGAAGGACAAGAAGAGAGCAGATTCCGTGGCTAACAAGCTGGGCAGCTTTGGCAAAACCCTGGGCAGCAAGCTCAAGAAGAACATGGGAGGCCTGATGCATGGCAAGAGCCCCAAGCCTGGGGGGTCCGGCACAGGGCCGGGGGTCGGCAGCGGCACTGAGACtctggagaagaagaagaagaactccCTGAAGAGCTGGAAGGGCGGCAAGGAGGAGGCGGCCGGGGCCGAGAAGCCTGCGGCCGAGTCTGCTAGTAATGGTAACGGCGGCGGCAAGTACAGCCAGGACGTGATGCGAAGCCTGAGCATCCTGAGGATTGCCATGCAAGGAGAGGGCAAGTTTATCTTTGTGGGCACCCTGAAGATGGGTCACCGGCACCAGTACCAGGAGGAAATGATCCGGCGCTACCTCTCCGATGCCGAGGACAGGTTCCTGGCAGAGCAAAAGCAGAAGGACGCAGAGAGGAGGCTCCTGAATGGAGGAGGTGGCGGCGGGCCTCCTCCCGCCAAGAAGCCAGAGCCGGACGGCGGGGCGGAGCTGCTGCCGGTGTCCCCAGAGTCCACGGCCGCAACCTTCTCTGCTGGCTGTCCCGGGGGCTTCACCATCCCTCGGTCTGCGGGGACAGGGGTCCACTGCCAGGAGCCCTGCAGGCAGCTGGCAGGGGGGCCCTGTGGGGGAGGCCTGCCACCCTATGCCACCTTCCCCAGACAGTGCCCTCCAGGGCGCCCCTACCCCCAGCAGGACTTCATCCCTTCCCTGGAGCCAGGCAGTCACTCCAAGGATGGCAGCCACAGGGGTGCATTGTTGCCACTCCCCTTCCGTGTGGCCGATTCCTATAGCAATGGCTACAGAGAGTCCCCCGAGCCAgatggctgggctgggggcccccGGGGGCTCCCTCCGGCCCAGACCAAATGCAGACAGCCGAACTGCAGCTTCTACGGACACCCCGAGACAAATGACCTGTGTTCCTGCTGTTACAGGGAAGAACTGAGGAGAagggagcgggagcgggagccGGGTGGGGAGTTGCTGGTGCACAGGTTCTGAGGGGGCCACCCGGGAGGGCAAGGGGGCTAAACAAAGAGAGTTAAGCTCAACTAATTGGCTCATCAAGACCCAGCCCCCACGCAGATGGGGCAGATGCAGTAACCTTGGTGAGAGCCCGGCTAGAAACTTTGAGGTGTGTGCGCCCCGGAGAGCTGGAGGCTGgcgagggcagggcagggccgctGGTGCCCGAACGGTGCCCACGTGGCTGCACTGGGCCTTTCACTGGGCCTTTGCCCGTCTTGATGGGACTGAGGAGgtacgggggtggggtgggggaaggtggtGATTCTCATGACTGCTTGGGTCCCCCCCAGGGCcaaggggaaagaggggaaggtTTAGTGTGTGGGAGTCGGGGGGTGGGCAGAAgtcagggggaggagcagacagaggagcagactgTGGGTCAGTAAAAGACAAAACAGACCAAAGTTGTTGTAGGCTGGACAAAAGCACATGATGGTAGAGTTGGGGATGTGGAGGGAACTGGGAAATTAGATAAATTTGTTATTGATTTGACTTAAGGTAGAAATTAGGGTTGGATAAATTCTTCGTCCTGAAGGATCTGGAAAGACAAGATAGTAAGGTGTGCTCATGGGGGCTTAGTTTAAATTGGTTTATTGAGATGGGAAAGGGAAGCACTTAAACGGGGAATCCTTTTCCTCTcgagttttatttccttctaaacaAGTCCTCTGCCATCTGATCTAGTTCAGGAGGAGGCTGCTGATTGCCCTGTATCTTTTCCTCATCCTCATGAGGGCTGAGCTCAGCCAAGTTAagattgtgtgtgttttttttaaaggactttaagtttattaaaaaaaaaaagaaaaaagaaaaaagttccctCTGGGGTTGGGGAGAGCACTGAGAAGAGCAGCTGTGTGGGCTGAATCTTCTCCAGGTGAGCAGGTGCACAGGCAGCCCTTTTGTAACTACTTAGCAATAACCACACAGTGGGGTGAGTGCACCCTGCAAGGGGCAGGAGCAGGACAGACCTTTGGCCAGACTgttttaaacaaaaccaaaaacctaaatAGAGCACTACCATCCTCTGCTGCTGCATTTCCATTATAAAGAAacttattttgactttttattttaaggaaaagaaacaaagacccCAGTGAGCAAAAcgttttgaaaaatgattttttttttcttcctatttaagtgacttctttctccttcctctctactTTTGGAGAATGAACTTAACATCACGGCTTCTTTTGTTAAGCCATAGCTGACCTTTAATCTGTGGttagtttattaaaataattaaaaaaacactttgtaaGAAGACATATTTTTGATAATAGGATTGATGTTAAAAAACACAGGGGTAGGGGTTAGGGACAATTTATAAAAAAggtagagaaatatattttagtggACTATAACCACAGATCACAGATCACTCCCAATGAGCTGATCTGTTCTTgggttttccccctttccccgacagccctgctccccaggggTGGCGTGGGCCTATGGACACGGAAGTGGGGGCTCCTTTGCATTTTGCACAAAGCACAAGTCTGGACAGCCTTCACTCTGGCCAGCACCATTTCTAAGAGCTTTAAACTGGAGGACCTATCCTGGgccaattttcctttttccttcttttgtttttcctggagaaaaaaatcaactatGCAATTGTATACACTCCTGGGTGCATATGAAGAAGGGGAGTAAGTGTACTTAAGTGTCCAGAGTGTTAATTGGGGCTATTTTTCTGTACATGGATTTCTCTTTTGAGAGATGTACTCCTAGCCCATCTCATGGAATGTAATCTCTGCATCTGCTCCAAACTGGATGCTCCAAACCGAACAAAGGCCGGATGTGTGTGTCGGGGACCTATAATTGCCATATGTTGCTTCTGCCCAGTCAGGACAGTTGTCATCCTGCCGTCCCCCTTGGTAACAGAGCCCGTCAGGACCATCCTCTTCATTGGAACCGCTCACAATTTAGAAAGGTTACTCTCTCCTCAGCAAACTTGAAAAAGtcacttatttttcaaatctgaTGAGTCTGTTGATTTAATAATTTCCTATGGCTATTCTTaggcttttatttgaaaataggatgGTTTTAAGGAAGCAATGAACGAGGTCAGAGGAGCTAGGTTCCAGAGGAGGGGGCGTGTATATttctgggcagggctgggactaGCAGGAGATGAGCGCTCCCCTTGGGTACAAAATGTAAGGGGTACCGAACAACTCAGTAAT contains:
- the OTUD7B gene encoding OTU domain-containing protein 7B isoform X1; the encoded protein is MTLDMDAVLSDFVRSTGAEPGLARDLLEGKNWDVSAALSDFEQLRQVHAGNLPPFSEGSGGSRTPEKGFSDRESARPSRPALQRQDDIVQEKRLSRGISHASSSIVSLARSHVSSNGGGGGSSEHPLEMPICAFQLPDLTVYSEDFRSFIERDLIEQSMLVALEQAGRLNWWVSVDPTCQRLLPLATTGDGNCLLHAASLGMWGFHDRDLMLRKALYALMEKGAEKEALKRRWRWQQTQQNKESGLVYTEDEWQKEWNELIKLASSEPRMHLGTNGANCGGVESSEEPVYESLEEFHVFVLAHVLRRPIVVVADTMLRDSGGEAFAPIPFGGIYLPLEVPASQCHRSPLVLAYDQAHFSALVSMEQKENAKEQAVIPLTDSEHKLLPLHFAVDPGKGWEWGKDDNDNVRLASVILSLEVKLHLLHGYMNVKWIPVSPDAQAPLAQPESPTASAGDEPRSTPESGESDKESVGSSSTSNEGSKRKEKSKRGREKDKKRADSVANKLGSFGKTLGSKLKKNMGGLMHGKSPKPGGSGTGPGVGSGTETLEKKKKNSLKSWKGGKEEAAGAEKPAAESASNGNGGGKYSQDVMRSLSILRIAMQGEGKFIFVGTLKMGHRHQYQEEMIRRYLSDAEDRFLAEQKQKDAERRLLNGGGGGGPPPAKKPEPDGGAELLPVSPESTAATFSAGCPGGFTIPRSAGTGVHCQEPCRQLAGGPCGGGLPPYATFPRQCPPGRPYPQQDFIPSLEPGSHSKDGSHRGALLPLPFRVADSYSNGYRESPEPDGWAGGPRGLPPAQTKCRQPNCSFYGHPETNDLCSCCYREELRRREREREPGGELLVHRF
- the OTUD7B gene encoding OTU domain-containing protein 7B isoform X3, with the protein product MPICAFQLPDLTVYSEDFRSFIERDLIEQSMLVALEQAGRLNWWVSVDPTCQRLLPLATTGDGNCLLHAASLGMWGFHDRDLMLRKALYALMEKGAEKEALKRRWRWQQTQQNKESGLVYTEDEWQKEWNELIKLASSEPRMHLGTNGANCGGVESSEEPVYESLEEFHVFVLAHVLRRPIVVVADTMLRDSGGEAFAPIPFGGIYLPLEVPASQCHRSPLVLAYDQAHFSALVSMEQKENAKEQAVIPLTDSEHKLLPLHFAVDPGKGWEWGKDDNDNVRLASVILSLEVKLHLLHGYMNVKWIPVSPDAQAPLAQPESPTASAGDEPRSTPESGESDKESVGSSSTSNEGSKRKEKSKRGREKDKKRADSVANKLGSFGKTLGSKLKKNMGGLMHGKSPKPGGSGTGPGVGSGTETLEKKKKNSLKSWKGGKEEAAGAEKPAAESASNGNGGGKYSQDVMRSLSILRIAMQGEGKFIFVGTLKMGHRHQYQEEMIRRYLSDAEDRFLAEQKQKDAERRLLNGGGGGGPPPAKKPEPDGGAELLPVSPESTAATFSAGCPGGFTIPRSAGTGVHCQEPCRQLAGGPCGGGLPPYATFPRQCPPGRPYPQQDFIPSLEPGSHSKDGSHRGALLPLPFRVADSYSNGYRESPEPDGWAGGPRGLPPAQTKCRQPNCSFYGHPETNDLCSCCYREELRRREREREPGGELLVHRF
- the OTUD7B gene encoding OTU domain-containing protein 7B isoform X2 translates to MTLDMDAVLSDFVRSTGAEPGLARDLLEEKRLSRGISHASSSIVSLARSHVSSNGGGGGSSEHPLEMPICAFQLPDLTVYSEDFRSFIERDLIEQSMLVALEQAGRLNWWVSVDPTCQRLLPLATTGDGNCLLHAASLGMWGFHDRDLMLRKALYALMEKGAEKEALKRRWRWQQTQQNKESGLVYTEDEWQKEWNELIKLASSEPRMHLGTNGANCGGVESSEEPVYESLEEFHVFVLAHVLRRPIVVVADTMLRDSGGEAFAPIPFGGIYLPLEVPASQCHRSPLVLAYDQAHFSALVSMEQKENAKEQAVIPLTDSEHKLLPLHFAVDPGKGWEWGKDDNDNVRLASVILSLEVKLHLLHGYMNVKWIPVSPDAQAPLAQPESPTASAGDEPRSTPESGESDKESVGSSSTSNEGSKRKEKSKRGREKDKKRADSVANKLGSFGKTLGSKLKKNMGGLMHGKSPKPGGSGTGPGVGSGTETLEKKKKNSLKSWKGGKEEAAGAEKPAAESASNGNGGGKYSQDVMRSLSILRIAMQGEGKFIFVGTLKMGHRHQYQEEMIRRYLSDAEDRFLAEQKQKDAERRLLNGGGGGGPPPAKKPEPDGGAELLPVSPESTAATFSAGCPGGFTIPRSAGTGVHCQEPCRQLAGGPCGGGLPPYATFPRQCPPGRPYPQQDFIPSLEPGSHSKDGSHRGALLPLPFRVADSYSNGYRESPEPDGWAGGPRGLPPAQTKCRQPNCSFYGHPETNDLCSCCYREELRRREREREPGGELLVHRF